The DNA window GGTGTCGCCGTGACCGGGGAAGTGCTTGGCGGTGGCGATAACGTGCGTCTGTTGCAGCCCACGCATGTAGGCCGACGCTTTCAGGGCCACGTTCTCTTTCGATTCACCAAACGACCGAACGCCGATAACCGGGTTGGCGGGGTTGCTGTTGATGTCGGAAACGGGGGCGAAGTTGATGTGAATACCCAGCCGCTGACACTGTCGACCGATCTCGGCACCCATCCGGTAAATCAGTTGGTTGTCGCGAATGGCACCCAGCGCCATCTGCTTCGGAAAGTCCATCGCGCTGTCGAGCCGCATTCCCAGCCCCCATTCGCCATCGATACCGATCAGCAGTGGTACCTTCGATTCGGCCTGGTAGCGATTCGTCAGGATCGCCTGCCGGTGTGGGCCGCCCTGGAAGAAAATCAGCCCCCCGATATTGTTGTTCTGAATCAGGTGGTCGATGTACTGGTAGTGGTTTTCGCTCCGGTTGGAAAACGTCGCTACCATGAAAAACTGACCGATCTTCTGCTCCGGTGTCAGCGTCCGAAATACACTGTCGACCCAGTGGTTGCCACTATCGGGCAGATTAAACACCTCGACGGGCTGGGCTGGTGCATAGAATTTCTTGACCACCGGCTTCAGGCCCGTAGCAGACCGGGTTTCGGTCTTACGAATCGGCAAAAAACGGGGCCACGAGAGCGAACCCGGTGTGGTCAGGCCAAAAGCAGTCAATAAACTGACGGACAGCAGACCGAGAAGCAGAATCGGTCGGGTCGTGTTGTTCCGCATGGTACTCAATAGGGCAAACAGTACGAAAAAATAAGCGCAGGGTACGGTAGGAAATGGCTAAACCATAAAAGTAGCCAATGCCCGTTTTAAAGCATAGGTGGCCTCAGAATTGTTAAATTATTTAACGATATAATAACGCGTTTTCGCCATTATCGTGCGACGTGGTATTCAAATGCGAACATTTTATTCGTAGCTGTTGTGTACAACAAACAGACCAGTCCACGAACTGAATCACGATATGAGTAAGAGTGCTATGATTCTGAGCCTGTTGATAACCGGCATTGGGATAGCGCAGGCGCAGCAGCCTGGCCGGGCCTATCGGACGATGCTCAACACGATGTACAAAAAAACCGTACCAACGGTTGATGTAGCCCAACTGAAAACCATGCCCAACGTCGTTCTGCTCGATACGCGGTCGAAGGCGGAATACGATGTAAGTCATCTGCCCAACGCGCGATGGGTGGGGTACGACGAATTCGACCTGAAGCGAGTGGCCGATATACCGAAAGGGGCAACTGTGGTGACGTACTGCTCAGTGGGCGTTCGGAGCGAACGGGTAGGGGAGAAACTGCTGGCAGCGGGCTATCAACACGTACACAATTTGTACGGAAGCCTGTTTGAGTGGGTCAATGAAGGAAACCCGGTTGTAGATAATCAGGGTA is part of the Spirosoma rhododendri genome and encodes:
- a CDS encoding rhodanese-like domain-containing protein — its product is MSKSAMILSLLITGIGIAQAQQPGRAYRTMLNTMYKKTVPTVDVAQLKTMPNVVLLDTRSKAEYDVSHLPNARWVGYDEFDLKRVADIPKGATVVTYCSVGVRSERVGEKLLAAGYQHVHNLYGSLFEWVNEGNPVVDNQGKPTQRVHGYSRLWGIWLKKGDVVY